Genomic DNA from Gorilla gorilla gorilla isolate KB3781 chromosome 13, NHGRI_mGorGor1-v2.1_pri, whole genome shotgun sequence:
gaaatagacaCAATCTAGCAAAATATGGGCAGGGTCTATgtgagaaaaactataaaatctgTTGAAAgggattaaagatctaaataaatgaagagacatcTGTATTCACAAAATAAGACCCAgtgttgttaagatgtcagttctcttcAATGTGATTTACAAATTCATTACAACTCTCgtgaaaacatgaataaattatTGTGTGGAAATTGACAAactaattctaaagtttatatagaaAGACTAACTAACAAGAATAGCCAACAATATTGTGGGGGAGGAACAAAGTTCAAGGACTTGCAAAGtgatcaacggaacagaatagagaactcagaaataagagtGCACAAACACAGTCAATTGATCTTTTACAAAAAGGTAAAGGCAATTCAAGGGAGAAAGGGTAGCTTTTTCAAAAACAGTGATGAACCCAttgcgtgtatgtatatatacatatatgcaaaaaaaaaaagaattgagacaCAGACCTTGCTCCTCAAAAATTAACTCGAACGACACATTTTTaagttaataatattttaaattgtcaaaCCACAATTgcatacatttatggggtacaatgtgatgcttGGATATGTGTATAAAATGAGGAATGACTACATCGAGGAtaaaatatccatcacctcatggcgtgaacccaggaggcggagcttgcagtgagccgagaccctgCCACTGCAGTCccgcctgggcgaaagagcgagactctgtctcaaaaaaataaataaacaaataaataaataaaataaaaaatacccatcacctcaattttattttttgtggttagatatttgaaatttactttttgttatttaaatatacagtacattattattgactatagtcatcctgcTGTGCAATAGATTTCAAAACGCATTTCTCCGGTTTAACTGAATCTTTGCATCTGTGAACAACTTCCCATTTTTCTCCCCAGCAACACAGCCTCTGGTAAGCATCATTATACTCTCTACTTTTATGAATTCAATTTTTAGACCTAAATTTAAATCCAAAAGCTGTAAAACTTCTGTAAAATAACAAAAGGGATATTTAGGTAACTTTAGGTTTGGCAATTACTTTGTAGATACAACAACACTAAAGTACATAAAAGACAAATTTCTACCATGAaagaagatattggtatgaagtCGTtacaattaaaaacttttgctctgggAAAGGAAATAAGAGGATGGAGAAACAAGCCAcagatggagaaaatatttgcaaaacacctgTCTGGCATCCAGACCATTAAAAACCACTtataactcaacaataagaaatcaAACAACCCAATTAGTAAGTGGACGAAAGATCTAAAGAGGCTCCCATCAGAGATGGCATATAGAAGGGGAAAAgcttatgaaaagatgttcacccTCCCAACGCTTTTCCCTCCCTGCgtccctctctccctcacacaCCCTCCGCTGCAGCGGAGTGGGAGCGGGTCAGGGGCGCTACGCGGTGACGGTGACGTGCTGTCTCTCGGGCGAGGCGTGGGATTTAAGCGCATTATAAGCCGTGGGTTCCGGGGAATCCGAGAGGCTGAGCTTGGAGCCCAGACTGACCCGCCTCTCTCATGGTCCCGGCCCACTGCCCTGCAGAGCCCGCCTTACTCTTCCTCTCCACAGGTCTGCTGGCCGCGGCAGGCCTTGGCTCCCCCAAGCCTGGTAGGCCCACAAGGAGCTGCATCCAGGAGGAGCCGCCGCCCGGGAACAAGCTACCCGCGGGCTCTGGGGACAACCGCCCGTCTGATGAGCTCGGCTGAGCGTGCACGCAATGTCGAAATCAAGGACGCCTGGATGCTTTTCATGGCAGAGTGACAAAAGTTTACCAGCGAGAAGAGGAGCAGGGCTGCTGAAAGGTGCGGTGCCGCGGCGCCAGAATGCGGGATCCTGAGCCCTGCATGCGAGTCTTCGCGGGGCCGATCGCTGGGAGCCTCGCTTAGGTCCAGCCGCCTCCAGGGAGGGCAATATCCACGAGACGCGGGGAGTGAGGGCGGTGCTGGCCGCACCCCTGCTCCTGGGGCCGCGGGAGCCGTGCTAGCTGGCTGCCTTCCACTGCCGCCTACGCCGGTCGGGTTGCTGCAGCGGTGCCTGCTGCAGGAGCTCCACGCCTGCTGCTTCTCCGACGTCAGGGCGCCGCCAGGATGACAGGTGCAGGAGGCTGTGGCTGTGGGCAGATGTGGTTTCCAGCCCCAGGTCCCTGCGGCCCCTGGCTTCCCAGCCCGCTGTCCTGTGAGCAAGAAGATGAAGAAAGTCACCCCATCAGCAGGTCAGCTGCCCCGCCTGGCAGCCCAGCCAGACAAGGCAACCAAAGTTCATCCTGTCTGAGTTGACTCTGTGCAGGCAGCGGGCCGGCGCCCAGGATGCTGGGGAGCCCTGCACGCCGGAGGCCGACAAGCCGTGGGGCCCAGAGGCGCCACAGGGCGAGAAGGCACCCGCCTCCCAGCGCTTTCACCCCTTGGCCCGCCCGACTCGCTAGGTGTAGCAGTGGCTTCGGCCAAGCCAGGCATTCTGCCCAGAGGCGGCTGCACAGGCGCGAAAACTGAGAACCCCTGCTCAACCCCATCCGGGGTGACTGCCAAGTGCCCATGTCAGCGACCCCGATCCCCCTCCGGTGGAGGAATGGGCGGGAGGCACGGCCTGGGGACCCTCAGGCTGGGCGCGCTGGCGATCCCGAGGCCTACCAGGCCATGCACCTCCAGCCCGCCTGGGCACCCAAGCTGCAGCCGCCTTCTGTGTGCAGGCAGCAGCCTCCAGGCAACCCCCGAGCCCGCCAgcactccccacatctcagaacCGGGGCCAGATGTCCCTGTGGCTGCGGCTGAGCTAGGTGGTCTGCCCTGCGGCGGGAACTGGCTCTCAGCCCCATTCCCCGTGGCTGCAGAGGGCCACTGGCTAGAGGTCCCGAGCATCAGCAGACAAGGAGCCGAACAGGGGCAGGGCCTGGCGGGCTCTCAGGCCAGGTGCATTCGCGATCCAGAGGCCGCCTAGGCCGTGCTCCACCACCTGGGCGCCCAAGCTGCAGGCGCCCTCTACCTGCTGGCGACAGCTTCCTGGCAACTCCCAAGATGGCTGGCGCTCCCAGCCTGGCAGAACCGGGGCTACATGTCACCCTGGCTGCGGCCAAGCCAGGCTGTCTGCCCGGCGGCGGCTGCACCGGGACGGAACCGACCCCGCAGTCCCATCCCCGGTGGCTGCGGAGGGCCCCCATCTCAGCGGCCCCAATCTCTCTTTGGAGGAGGAGCGGGTCGGGAGTAAGGGTCAGGCAGGCCCTCAGGCGGGAAGGGATGCACTCCTGGGATTCCGGGACGTCCCGCGGGAGCCCAGGAGAACCCGCAAGCCAGCGACGCATGCGCCCGAGCTGCAGGTGCCCCCTGCCGGCCACGAGGGCTTGGGAGCGGCTTCCGGAGTCCCGGCTGGCGCTGAGTTGTAGGCGCGCGCCTAACTGGCATGGCGGGGACTCACTCGGTCTGAGAGTTCGGAGCGCTGAGGTTCAGGCGCGCGCCTAACGGCTTAGCTGGGCTCGCTCTGTCTGAGAGGTCGGAGTCTGCGAGTGTTGCTGCTGAAGGCTGTGGTGAACCGGGCTGGATCGCGGATTCTGAGCTACATTGCGGGTTTGGGGGTAGATCTTGGGTTTGGGGGTGGATCGCGGGTTGGGGGGGATCGCGGATTTGGGGCTGAGTGGGGGTGGAAAGGCCACGAGGAGCCGCCGCGGCTCAGGAGCGGGTGGTGGGCGTCTGAGAAGTCGCCACCATGAGGAAGCTCTTCAGTTTCGGGAGATGCCTGGGCCAGGCGCTCCTGAGCTCCATGGACCAAGAGTATGCGGGTCCGGGTTACGACATTCGGGACTGGGAACTGCGGAAGATCCACAGGGCTGCCATCAAGGGCGACGCCGCGGAGGTGGAGCACTGCCTGACGCGCAGGTTCCGGGACTTGGACGCCCACGACAGAAAAGACAGGTAGCTCGGGGACTCAGCCCACGGTGGGAGGGGGCCCCAGGCCCGGCTTCCCTGCAGCCCTGCAGCCCCTGGGGCGGGGACCTTAGAGGGTGCCGGCCACCCTCGGAGCAGCGGAGCCAAATGGAGCCTCAGCTGCTTTCCATCGCTGGCAATTCCCCGTCCGTCGCGCTTGGTGGAGAATTTGAGTGATTTAACTCACAAAGTTAGGCATATCCACGTTTAAAACATGGGGCCATATACATGATAGGGAGGCGCCTAATGAGAACTCATTCCCCTGTCAAAAATACCATGAGCCTTTTTCAGTAGGCGAAGAGTTCTCAGATAAAACCCTGTGTCGGTTTTACATCCGAATCCACCTAGGTAGACAGGTTCTTTACTGGGGCTTCTTAGAGGGACACTGGGAAGCGGGAGTTGGGTTCCTTGAATGGgaagactcagttttctcaaaatgtgaactgtttccatgtttatcagTTTTACATAAACTGAATGAAGATATCAAGGTTTTATCATTTTTGCATGAAAGTTGCTATCTATCTTACCATTGtgatgacatttaaaaatgtttataatggaGTGAAAAGACTTGCTCCTCTAGATATCAAAATGTGCTATTAATTCCCACAATTAATTATTCACTAACAGCTGAAAACACagataaataaatggaacagaacaggaaatccaaaaacactgaaatatatgtaagatatatacaTAGGGATGGATAATGGTAACGTTTCAGATGAGTAGGAAAGgatgaattattaataaaatgccTGCTGTGTGAAGAAAACTAATGAAACTTTATGTCGCAAAAATGAGTTCCTGATGGAATTCAGACTGAAATTTTTACAcatgcaaaatgagaaaaagtacCAGAAGAAAACGCAAAGACTTATTTATACAGGTATATTTTCCGTTAACAAAGGCCTTCATAAGAATGACCTCGCAAGCAGGCATTCTGAAGGTTGATTTagcaaactaaaaattaaaatcccctgtgtatcagaaaaaaattaacaaaagataacacacttgaaaaatatttcctatgtatatttttactaatatataaaaatatatattcagatgAAAAGTGTATCTTCATCCTACAGggaatttattctttattatagataatacatattaCTGATTATATGTATAAGAAATTGTAtatattactaatataatatgttatatatatatcagttatatatatacagataaaaaCCACATCTTTATTTTACAGGGAATTCTTTCCAATCAAATCCACAAGAAAAGAATTCTAGAAGTGAGCAAAGCACTTTTTGCAGATTCACAGGTTACTTATGTACATAGGAAAAAATCCTTAGTGTTTCTCATAAGATAATTTAAGTTAAAAGAGGAGTGAGCCTGTGTTCTATCCACAGTGTTTGTGAGAATGAAGAGCAGTGGTACTTACACTGCTGCTTGAAGTTTAAGTTGCTGATGACTTTTCAAGTGGATAATTTGGAGATaattaccatattttaaaaatgtatatgcctTTTacccatcaattccattgtattaaaATACCTTCAGAAAATAGAGATACATGCACTTTTTTTCCCCAGCATTTATGTTAACAAGAACCCATAGAATGGATATGTGGCCATTGAAGGTGGCAATAGGTGGAGAAGTATGTTGATGTGTGAAGATGCATTTTGTTATAgccagtgaggaaaaaaaaaatcagtttgcttgcacatacacacaaacatactaTGGTCTTGTGTTAGGCAAAACTATGTACAAAATAGGGTAAAATTTGTAACTTCTGagcatttgtattttaaagttttttgttcctttttcttaccTTTGATTTCTGAAGTGAGCATTTATAAAATTTCtagtaaaaatgtattattaatggAATAAATTTTGGGAAGAGAAATGTGACTCctgaagagataaaaataatttctcactattttttatcattattattgtgagGGTTTGAACTTTTAGCTTCTTCAGAAGTAAAAAGGGAATCTTTTTATCTGTGCTTGCAGATTTTATGCATATactttattatgtatatatgtttttcttatgTATAGATTCATTACATATAGGCAAACAATGATAGATTAATCATTTCATTATAGTTGTAGTCTTATCAAAATAACAAATAGCAAATATTATTACTATCACAAAAATATTGGTATATAGaagttgtatttaaaaatattgagctCCCCAACTGTATTCTATCaatccatttattcatcaaacatAACTCGAATATGTTATGTAGCAGACATTTTGCACTATCTCTCAGGACCCTTCCATACTTAAAAACTTTATGCTTACCTGTTCTGCCTGAGCAAGATGAGAGATTTAAAATAGGAATAGTAGAACTTAATCTCACTGAAGCTTTTCCTCCCACCTTTCAAACAAAAGCCTTTCTGAAGGTAGAAAACAATAAGAGATAACCTTTAACTGCCCTTTTGAAAATTTATCAGTCTTAAATACTAATATTAATCATTGGAAAGTctgatttgcatatattctgTAAATCTAAGTGTTGACTAAAATAAGCCATACCTGTTCATCTCAATCATGAGTTTCCTTTAGCTTCacgtttctttttgtttgtttgtttgttttttcgatttgcgacagagtctcactctgtcgcctaggctggagtgcagtggcatgatctcagctcactgcaacctctgctgccaaggttcaagtgattatcctgcctcagcctcctgagtagctggtattacaggtgcctgccaccgcacccagctaatttttgtagttttagtagagacagagtttcactatgttggccaggctggtcttgaactcctgacctagagatccacctgcctcggcctcccaaagtgctgggatcacaggcgtgagccaccgtgcccggccagcttcacgtttttaaaaatcaaagtaagaagtaatttgtttaaaaaatatgttgttaTTTCAGTGCTCTTTCCCCATGGTACTTTGaggaattaaaatgtatttaagtgTCAATTAGATTCCTAGAATTGCCCTAGACCTGCTGTGTATACAGTATTCTACTTAATGTAAGACCTCATGGATTGTGTGATACCCTACTATTTTCTATATTaataagatgatttttaaatgctaCCAATTATAAATGTTaccatataaaaattatgaattataAATACCACTCCAATATCAGATATGCTAAAATGTGACCTAATCTTTAAATCATCCTGCAAAATAGCAATAATTGTATcattttacttaattaaaatatttttgttaaatactaGTAATATAATTATAACATCTGGCTGGgtgcatggctcacacctgtcattccagaactttggaaggctgaggtgggaagttcCCATGatgctaggagtttgagaccagcctgggcaacaagttgACATTcccactctacaaaaaaaatttaaaaattagctgatcatGCTGGtgcactcctgtggtcccagctattcaggaggctggggcaggaggtttgcttgagcctacaagtgccaggctgcagtgaggtataaatacaccattgcactccagcctgggcaacagagcaagaccctgtctcagcaaACAAAAGTCTAACAGTTATTGAGTTGTTGCTTGTTCTGGAAAcagttctaaatgctttacatagaTTTTCATTTAAGCATCACAGTGGTGTCCTGTGAGCTAGCTGCTGTGGTCATCTTTATTAATGAGGAAATtcaggcacagaaaggctaagCAATAGCTGGTATGTGACCGAGTTCAAAGTAGAACTCAAGCCCTAGTTGAGCTGAATCCAAATACCAAGCTCATTCTGTCCAAACAGGCTGCTGTTTCATTAAGGTAGGGAGCAGTAAGAGCTAATAAATATTGTACTTTCTTCAAAAGAAGATTATTTGTTTTGAAGGCAGTGGAATAACATGCCATTCAATGTTTACAATTACATGAACCATTGTAGGTTTTGAGATATTGCACTACATTTCCTGAAAACCCCTCTCGCTCTCCTAGGACTGTTCTACATTTGGCCTGTGCCCATGGCCGTGTGGAAGTGGTCACTCTCTTGCTGCACAGAAGATGCCAGATCGACATCTGTGACAGACTAAACAGGACACCTTTAATGAAGGTATATAGTAGTCAACTCTTTCAgcatgaaatggatttgatttaaatacatagaattaaaatgaatttgtCTCATTTAAATATAGCTAGTTGGTGAAACCTGTGGAATATGTATTTTGAATTCTTAGAATTTATAGCCTAGTTTTTTATCTAACACTAATAGGCTGTACACGGCCAGGAAGAGGCTTGTGCCATTATTCTCCTGAAACATGGCGCCAATCCAAACATTAAGGATATCTACGGCAACACTGCTCTCCATTATGCCGTGTATAATGAGGGGACTTCACTGGCAGAAAGACTGCTTTCCCACCATGCAAATATTGAAGCACTAAACAAGGTACAGATCAATCaactttcttttcaaaatgtttgttttaatattGACATAGGTAAGAGTCAATTTTTCATATTTGGAACTCAAGTATTCctgaatgaaaatgttttgaaataactTAATTgtctaaaattttactttaaatattgaTACTTTTAAAGAAGCATTAGAGGGCACAGCTATTTTAGTGCACTTATGGGAAGTATTTGTGAATTTGTTAAGGTAAAACTTCTTCTTTTCAAGTATTTGTTTCCTACCCcaggtgtattttttttctaattagtgTAAAAAcatcacaggaaaaaaattacCCTGGAAATAGGCTTTATCTTAAAACTCAAAACTAAAGCAACTTACAATAAATGGAAGTCTTGCTACTGCTGACGGTTTTCTAACAAAATGGATGTATCTTTCATGGGCAAGGTTTAACAGGGAAAAatagaaagggaaaaggagagcAATCAAAAACATGCAGGTCACTTGGAAATTAGGTAATGAGGGAAAATGCCAagaagaggttttgttttttagtttgtcGTTTTTCCAGTTTATGTATTGAGACAAAGCGCTCTTCAGCTTTGGGGTAATCATTTTTGGTTTGGTAAAAAGAGTGACTGAAACTTGCCTAAAGATTAATTTTTTAGAGGACTCTGAGGAAACCAGATTGGCAGTGAATATACGGTGATGAAGTGAGAAACACTTCAGCAAAGGGTGGAACAAATTAGTAACTGACTTATTACCCATCCCGGCAAAAGCAGCCACTTAGATAAGAGTCTAAACTCTCCTTTCAAATCTAGAATATCTTGATGGGAAGGTGGGAGATAAGCAGCTTATAAATAGCAAAATCAACTGGGATTTTGAGTTTACTTGTCCCTGTTATACCCACACCCAGGAAAATTAACTGGAATTTTAATACATAACTCTATCTCATACTCCTCTCTGGCCACATCCCAAGCTGATAAAGGATATTGGCCATGTGGGTGAGAGATGAAACTGAAGTGATTGTCTGCTGCAGTAATTCTCAGCTAGAATTGTGCATTACAATGACCTGGGGAAATTTTGTTAAAAGTCTACAAGTGTAGGCTTTCCCCTGAGGATTTTGATGTACTAGATCTTAATAAGTTCTGAACATGtatggttaaaaatattttcttgaagccATGCActgtggcatgttcctgtagtcccagctactcaggaggctgaggtgggaggattgcttgagcctaggagtttaagtccagcctgaggtgggcagatcacgaggtcaggagatggagaccatcctggctaacacggtgaaaccccgtctctactaaaaatacatagtaagactcttgtctcttaccacaacaaaagcaaaaacaacaac
This window encodes:
- the LOC129524732 gene encoding uncharacterized protein; translated protein: MRRWLAGSPGLPRDVPESQECIPSRLRACLTLTPDPLLLQREIGAAEMGALRSHRGWDCGVGSVPVQPPPGRQPGLAAARVTCSPGSARLGAPAILGVARKLSPAGQRAGKPGAAGTWGWKPHLPTATASCTCHPGGALTSEKQQAWSSCSRHRCSNPTGVGGSGRQPASTAPAAPGAGVRPAPPSLPASRGYCPPWRRLDLSEAPSDRPREDSHAGLRIPHSGAAAPHLSAALLLFSLVNFCHSAMKSIQASLISTLRARSAELIRRAVVPRARG